The Deltaproteobacteria bacterium genome contains a region encoding:
- a CDS encoding NAD-dependent epimerase/dehydratase family protein yields MAAMRVLVTGATGFIGRRLVGRLRDEGVDVRALALPDEPAGGLGPVEVVRGDVVDAGSVRAAVRGVGCVYHLAAVVTDWGDEDVFRRVNVDGTRNVIDAAADAGCGRVVVASSIVCYGTGLLGDVCDEVATPREYGIGPYSRTKREAEEVALDAHAFGRVPVAVVRPGNVWGPGSRLWVGEIVSALRRGLAPLIDGGAGDAALAYVDNVVDVLVRAGRADDAPGRIYNAADGEGITWRQYLDDLARAAGVPPPRRSIPAAAATVAASALERLWRVRRRADRPLLTREAALLLRSRARVAIDRARRDLGYEPLVRYRDGMARVARALQDNQ; encoded by the coding sequence ATGGCCGCCATGCGGGTGCTCGTGACGGGCGCGACCGGGTTCATCGGGCGTCGGCTGGTCGGCCGGCTGCGCGACGAGGGCGTGGACGTCCGCGCCCTCGCGCTGCCGGATGAGCCGGCCGGCGGGCTCGGTCCGGTCGAGGTCGTACGCGGCGACGTGGTGGATGCCGGCAGCGTGCGCGCCGCGGTCCGCGGCGTCGGCTGCGTGTACCATCTCGCGGCCGTCGTGACGGACTGGGGAGACGAGGATGTGTTTCGGCGCGTCAACGTCGACGGCACGCGCAACGTGATCGACGCGGCCGCCGACGCGGGGTGCGGCCGGGTCGTCGTCGCGTCGAGCATCGTGTGTTACGGCACCGGCCTGCTCGGCGACGTGTGCGACGAGGTCGCGACGCCGCGGGAGTACGGCATCGGCCCGTACAGCCGCACCAAGCGGGAGGCCGAAGAAGTGGCGCTCGACGCCCACGCGTTCGGCCGCGTGCCGGTCGCGGTGGTGCGCCCCGGCAACGTGTGGGGGCCGGGGTCGCGGCTGTGGGTCGGCGAGATCGTCTCGGCGCTGCGCCGCGGGCTCGCGCCGTTGATCGACGGCGGCGCCGGCGATGCGGCGCTGGCCTACGTGGACAACGTGGTGGACGTGCTCGTCCGCGCCGGCCGGGCGGACGACGCGCCCGGGCGCATCTACAATGCGGCCGACGGCGAGGGGATCACCTGGCGCCAGTATCTGGACGACCTCGCGCGCGCCGCCGGCGTGCCGCCGCCGCGCCGGTCGATCCCGGCGGCGGCGGCGACGGTGGCCGCGTCCGCGCTCGAGCGGCTGTGGCGGGTGCGCCGGCGCGCCGATCGGCCGCTGCTCACGCGCGAGGCGGCGCTGCTGCTGCGGTCGCGCGCCCGCGTGGCGATTGACCGCGCGCGGCGCGACCTGGGGTACGAACCGTTGGTACGCTACCGCGACGGGATGGCGCGCGTCGCGCGCGCCCTGCAGGACAATCAATGA
- a CDS encoding PilZ domain-containing protein, with translation MSSRASPRIVWLSRRPRPDKRRFSYPRRPRLLSCRQEVGMGVEQRRYPRIPFTEPGQLEVPRSHANPGAGTVTVEARFKDISCQGAELVVSPADGARLIPGTIVTLRFSADGTPLDIPARVVWAAADKVGLRLRLGQLPADDKRAYADWIVPLTNRAIAQARAAAER, from the coding sequence ATGTCATCGCGCGCAAGTCCACGAATCGTCTGGCTATCACGCCGGCCGCGGCCCGACAAGCGCCGATTTTCGTACCCCCGGCGGCCGCGGCTGCTATCGTGTCGCCAGGAGGTCGGTATGGGAGTCGAACAGCGACGCTACCCGCGCATTCCCTTCACCGAACCCGGGCAGCTCGAGGTCCCGCGAAGCCACGCCAACCCCGGCGCCGGCACGGTGACCGTCGAGGCGCGGTTCAAGGACATCTCGTGCCAGGGGGCCGAGCTCGTCGTGAGCCCGGCCGACGGCGCCCGCCTCATCCCGGGGACGATCGTGACGCTGCGGTTCTCGGCCGACGGCACGCCGCTGGACATCCCCGCGCGCGTCGTGTGGGCCGCGGCGGACAAGGTCGGCCTGCGGCTGCGGTTGGGCCAGCTCCCGGCCGACGACAAGCGCGCCTACGCGGACTGGATCGTGCCGCTCACCAACCGCGCGATCGCGCAGGCGCGCGCGGCGGCCGAGCGCTGA
- the rlmN gene encoding 23S rRNA (adenine(2503)-C(2))-methyltransferase RlmN has translation MTYGELAAFVTGELGEPAYRAEQIFRWLHGRGVTSVDEMTNVPKPLRARLAERAHIGTLRVDRVQRSRDGTRKLRLVARDGAAIESVLIPDGDKLTQCISSQVGCALDCKFCATATLGLSRNLDAGEIVDQVYRARALLAVEEPGRRITNLVYMGMGEPLHNYDQVVRSLRILTHELGANLSHRRITVSTVGLVPGIDKLGREDFQVNLAVSLNAADDATRARIMPVNKKYPIAALLAAVARYPLDRRRRVTFEYVLIEGVNDSVADAAKLARLLSGMRCKVNLIPWNPHPAAPFRRPSDAAIAAFQNEVKRRGLPAYLRAPRGDDIDAACGQLALRGGDAVVPLSVRA, from the coding sequence ATGACATACGGCGAACTGGCCGCGTTCGTCACGGGGGAACTCGGCGAGCCCGCCTACCGCGCCGAACAGATCTTTCGGTGGCTGCACGGCCGCGGCGTGACGTCGGTCGACGAGATGACGAACGTGCCGAAGCCGCTGCGCGCGCGGCTGGCCGAGCGCGCGCACATCGGCACGCTGCGCGTCGACCGCGTGCAGCGCTCGCGCGACGGGACGCGCAAGTTGCGGCTGGTCGCGCGCGACGGCGCCGCGATCGAGAGCGTGCTCATCCCGGACGGCGACAAGCTCACTCAGTGCATCTCGTCGCAGGTCGGCTGCGCGCTCGACTGCAAATTCTGCGCGACCGCGACCCTCGGGCTGTCGCGCAACCTCGACGCCGGCGAGATCGTCGACCAGGTGTATCGCGCGCGCGCGCTGCTCGCCGTCGAGGAGCCGGGCCGGCGGATCACGAACCTGGTGTACATGGGCATGGGCGAGCCGCTGCACAACTACGACCAGGTCGTCCGGTCGCTGCGCATCCTCACCCACGAACTCGGTGCGAACCTGTCGCACCGGCGCATCACGGTGTCGACCGTGGGGCTCGTGCCCGGCATCGACAAGCTCGGCCGGGAGGATTTTCAGGTCAACCTCGCCGTTTCGCTCAACGCGGCCGACGACGCGACGCGCGCGCGCATCATGCCGGTCAACAAGAAGTACCCGATCGCCGCGCTGCTCGCGGCGGTGGCGCGCTACCCGCTCGACCGGCGCCGCCGGGTGACGTTCGAGTACGTGTTGATCGAAGGGGTCAACGACTCGGTCGCCGACGCGGCGAAACTCGCGCGCCTGCTGTCCGGCATGCGTTGCAAGGTCAACTTGATTCCGTGGAACCCGCACCCGGCGGCGCCGTTTCGCCGGCCGAGCGACGCGGCGATCGCGGCGTTTCAAAACGAGGTCAAGCGGCGCGGGTTGCCCGCCTACCTGCGCGCGCCGCGCGGCGACGACATCGACGCGGCGTGCGGCCAGCTCGCGCTGCGCGGCGGCGATGCGGTCGTGCCGCTGTCGGTGCGCGCGTAA
- a CDS encoding MFS transporter, with protein sequence MTSRARRIGIQAPLGFSSGLPLYLTGSTLAAWLTQEGLSYKTIGAFALVSLPYNFKWLWAPAMDRWAPPLLGRRRGWMIVTQALLAIAIAALGAMDVAASTGVVALLAFAVAFLSASQDVVVDAYRTEVLPDDERGRGTGAYVGGYRIGMLASGFAALLMASTIGWRNVYWILAALMTVGVAASLAAPAPPAIRPPASLRAAIVDPLADFFSRRGAVVALAFVMLYKLGDAVAGQMVVPFLLREQGFSLADIAWIQKLVGSGATIVGVAAGGAVIDRVGTRRGLLYFGAAQALTNAGYALLAVTGRSHAGLIAAVAVDNFCNALGTAAFVAYLMSICNRRYSATQYALLSSASSVLGRVLNATSGYVIDLVGWVGFFSTTIALAAPALLLWRRLPHAVAAAPPKTDRPSIGALARGFAGLAAAALLAYGGLRLAARDWGHASPALLFGLGLAAFAYFGNVLRAAPADEPVDPDDVP encoded by the coding sequence ATGACCTCGCGCGCGCGCCGCATCGGCATCCAGGCGCCGCTCGGGTTTTCGTCCGGTCTGCCGCTGTATCTCACCGGCAGCACGCTGGCGGCCTGGCTCACGCAAGAGGGGCTCAGCTACAAGACGATCGGCGCGTTCGCGCTCGTGAGCCTGCCGTACAACTTCAAGTGGCTGTGGGCTCCGGCGATGGACCGGTGGGCGCCGCCGCTGCTCGGCCGCCGGCGCGGCTGGATGATCGTCACGCAGGCGCTGCTCGCGATCGCGATCGCGGCGCTCGGCGCGATGGACGTGGCCGCGTCGACCGGCGTGGTCGCCCTGCTCGCGTTCGCCGTCGCGTTCCTGTCCGCCAGCCAGGACGTCGTGGTCGATGCGTACCGCACCGAGGTGCTCCCCGACGACGAGCGCGGCCGCGGCACCGGCGCGTACGTCGGCGGCTACCGCATCGGCATGCTCGCGTCCGGGTTCGCTGCCCTGTTGATGGCCAGCACCATCGGCTGGCGCAACGTCTACTGGATCCTCGCGGCGCTGATGACCGTCGGCGTCGCGGCGTCGCTCGCGGCCCCTGCCCCGCCGGCGATCCGCCCCCCGGCATCGCTGCGCGCCGCCATCGTCGATCCGCTGGCCGACTTCTTTTCCCGCCGCGGCGCCGTCGTCGCGCTCGCGTTCGTCATGCTCTACAAGCTCGGCGACGCGGTGGCCGGCCAGATGGTCGTCCCGTTCTTGCTGCGCGAGCAGGGGTTTTCGCTCGCCGACATCGCCTGGATCCAGAAGCTGGTCGGCTCCGGCGCCACGATCGTGGGCGTCGCCGCCGGCGGCGCCGTGATCGACCGCGTCGGCACGCGCCGCGGCCTGCTGTACTTCGGCGCCGCGCAGGCCCTCACCAACGCGGGCTACGCGCTGCTCGCGGTCACCGGCCGCAGCCACGCGGGGCTGATCGCCGCCGTCGCCGTCGACAACTTCTGCAACGCGCTCGGCACGGCGGCGTTCGTCGCCTACCTCATGTCGATCTGCAACCGTCGCTACAGCGCGACCCAATATGCGCTGCTGTCGAGCGCGTCGTCGGTCCTCGGCCGAGTGCTGAACGCGACCTCCGGCTACGTGATCGACCTGGTCGGCTGGGTCGGGTTCTTTTCCACCACGATCGCGCTCGCCGCCCCGGCGTTGCTGCTGTGGCGCCGGTTGCCGCACGCGGTCGCCGCGGCGCCCCCGAAGACCGACCGCCCGTCCATCGGCGCTCTCGCCCGCGGGTTCGCGGGCCTCGCCGCGGCGGCGCTGCTCGCCTACGGCGGCCTGCGGCTCGCCGCGCGCGACTGGGGCCACGCCAGCCCGGCCCTGCTGTTCGGCCTGGGGCTCGCGGCGTTCGCGTACTTCGGCAACGTGCTGCGCGCCGCGCCGGCCGACGAGCCCGTCGACCCCGACGACGTCCCGTGA
- a CDS encoding NAD(P)(+) transhydrogenase (Re/Si-specific) subunit beta: MDRTSIINLAYLLASVLFILGLKGLTHPRTAVRGNLIGALGMFVAVAAVLLSRGIVDWGEILAGVAVGSLIGAVLAVKIQMTAMPQLVALFNGFGGGASVLVAAAELHAALVEQHLSPEAMKTVPVAATALIGAVTFWGSLIAFAKLQELIKRSVRGLTPVNALLGLGALAVTAWLIAEPTMTGFWVLVGIGSILGFTLVLPIGGADMPVVIALLNSYSGLAAAATGFVLGNNVLIIAGSLVGASGIILTSIMCKAMNRSLLSVLFGTLEAGDGGPSADEVYGGRIKKTSAEEVAMLLDGASRVVFVPGYGLAVAQAQHALRDLANALKERGVEVQYAIHPVAGRMPGHMNVLLAEADVPYEELVEMEQINPTMDTCDVAIVVGANDVVNPAAKTDPNSPIAGMPIIDVDKARTCVVIKRSLSPGFAGIPNPLFAADNTLMLFGDAKQALVELAQAVKEN, from the coding sequence ATGGATCGCACATCCATCATCAACCTGGCCTACCTGCTGGCCTCGGTGCTGTTCATCCTCGGCCTCAAGGGCCTCACCCATCCGCGCACCGCCGTGCGCGGCAACCTCATCGGCGCACTCGGCATGTTCGTCGCCGTCGCGGCGGTCCTGCTGTCGCGCGGCATCGTGGACTGGGGCGAGATCCTCGCCGGTGTCGCCGTGGGCAGCCTGATCGGCGCCGTACTGGCGGTCAAGATCCAGATGACCGCCATGCCGCAGCTCGTGGCGCTGTTCAACGGCTTCGGCGGCGGCGCGTCGGTCCTGGTCGCGGCCGCCGAACTGCACGCCGCGCTCGTCGAACAGCACCTGTCCCCCGAGGCGATGAAGACGGTGCCGGTCGCCGCGACCGCCCTCATCGGTGCGGTGACGTTCTGGGGCAGCCTGATCGCGTTCGCCAAGCTGCAGGAGCTGATCAAGCGCAGCGTCCGCGGCCTGACCCCGGTCAACGCCCTGCTCGGCCTCGGCGCGCTCGCCGTCACCGCGTGGTTGATCGCCGAGCCGACGATGACCGGGTTCTGGGTGCTCGTCGGCATCGGCTCGATCCTCGGATTCACGCTCGTGCTGCCGATCGGCGGTGCCGACATGCCGGTCGTGATCGCGCTGCTCAACAGCTACTCGGGCCTGGCGGCCGCGGCCACCGGTTTCGTGCTCGGCAACAACGTGCTCATCATCGCCGGCTCGCTCGTCGGCGCGTCCGGCATCATCCTCACGTCGATCATGTGCAAGGCGATGAACCGGTCGCTGCTGAGCGTGTTGTTCGGCACGCTGGAGGCCGGCGACGGCGGCCCATCCGCCGACGAGGTCTACGGCGGCCGCATCAAGAAGACCTCCGCCGAAGAGGTCGCGATGCTGCTCGACGGCGCCAGCCGCGTCGTGTTCGTCCCCGGCTACGGCCTCGCCGTCGCGCAGGCGCAACACGCGCTGCGCGATCTCGCCAACGCGCTCAAGGAGCGCGGCGTGGAGGTCCAGTACGCGATCCACCCGGTGGCCGGCCGGATGCCGGGCCACATGAACGTGTTGCTGGCCGAGGCGGACGTGCCGTACGAGGAACTCGTCGAGATGGAGCAGATCAACCCGACGATGGACACGTGTGACGTCGCGATCGTCGTCGGCGCCAACGACGTGGTCAATCCGGCGGCCAAGACCGACCCGAACAGCCCGATCGCCGGGATGCCGATCATCGACGTGGACAAGGCGCGCACGTGCGTGGTGATCAAGCGCAGCCTCAGCCCCGGATTCGCCGGCATTCCCAACCCCCTGTTTGCCGCCGACAATACGCTCATGCTGTTCGGCGACGCCAAACAGGCGCTGGTCGAGCTGGCTCAGGCGGTCAAGGAAAACTGA
- a CDS encoding NAD(P) transhydrogenase subunit alpha has protein sequence MDLLIVYLTVFVLAIFVGFEIITKIPPTLHTPLMSGSNAISGITLVGAVLSAGQQHDTLATIFGVTAVAMATINVVGGFLVTHRMLGMFRKK, from the coding sequence ATGGACCTGCTCATCGTCTACCTCACCGTATTCGTGCTGGCGATCTTCGTCGGCTTCGAGATCATCACGAAGATCCCGCCGACGCTGCACACGCCGCTGATGTCGGGGTCGAACGCCATCTCGGGCATCACGCTCGTCGGCGCGGTGCTGTCGGCCGGCCAGCAACACGACACGCTGGCGACGATCTTCGGCGTCACGGCGGTGGCGATGGCGACGATCAACGTGGTCGGCGGCTTCCTGGTCACCCACCGCATGCTCGGCATGTTCCGCAAGAAGTAA
- a CDS encoding Re/Si-specific NAD(P)(+) transhydrogenase subunit alpha: protein MIVGVPKEVVPGERRVALVPAVIPPLTKAGLTVRVEAGAGADAGYTDEAYREKGAEIADRDAVLAADIVVAVNAGELAASLRSGATLIGFMDPLGNPQRVQQMAQAGLVALAMETIPRITRAQSMDALSSMATIAGYKAVLLAASELPRMFPMMMTAAGTISPAKVFVVGAGVAGLQALATAKRLGAKTEGYDVRPAVKDQVVSVGAKFVEFDLDTGDAEDKGGYAKEQSEEFLRRQREQMGQVVARNDVVITTAAIPGKRSPVLVTEDMVKAMEPGSVIVDLAAERGGNCELTKAGERVVAHGVTILGPLNLPATVPYHASQMYAKNVQTLLSHLIKDGQLVLDTNDEITAGTLLCRDGQVVHERIKALLGG, encoded by the coding sequence ATGATCGTCGGCGTCCCGAAGGAGGTCGTCCCGGGCGAGCGCCGCGTCGCGCTCGTCCCCGCGGTCATTCCGCCGCTGACCAAGGCCGGGCTGACGGTGCGCGTCGAGGCCGGCGCGGGCGCCGACGCCGGCTACACCGACGAGGCGTACCGCGAAAAGGGCGCGGAGATCGCCGACCGCGACGCGGTCCTCGCCGCCGACATCGTCGTCGCGGTCAACGCCGGCGAGTTGGCGGCGTCGCTGCGCTCCGGCGCCACGCTGATCGGCTTCATGGACCCGCTGGGCAACCCGCAGCGCGTCCAGCAGATGGCGCAAGCCGGGCTGGTGGCGCTGGCGATGGAGACGATCCCGCGCATCACGCGGGCCCAGTCGATGGACGCGCTGTCGTCGATGGCCACCATCGCCGGCTACAAGGCGGTGCTGCTGGCCGCGTCGGAGTTGCCGCGGATGTTCCCGATGATGATGACCGCCGCCGGCACGATCTCGCCGGCCAAGGTGTTCGTCGTCGGCGCCGGAGTCGCGGGCCTGCAGGCGCTGGCGACCGCCAAACGGCTCGGCGCCAAGACCGAAGGCTACGACGTCCGGCCGGCGGTCAAGGACCAGGTCGTGTCCGTCGGCGCCAAGTTCGTCGAGTTCGACCTCGACACCGGCGACGCCGAGGACAAGGGCGGCTACGCGAAAGAGCAGAGCGAGGAGTTCCTCCGGCGCCAGCGCGAACAGATGGGCCAGGTGGTCGCCCGCAACGACGTCGTGATCACCACCGCCGCGATCCCCGGCAAGCGGTCGCCCGTGCTGGTGACAGAGGACATGGTCAAGGCGATGGAACCCGGCTCGGTGATCGTCGACCTGGCCGCCGAGCGCGGCGGCAACTGCGAGCTGACGAAGGCCGGCGAGCGGGTGGTCGCGCACGGCGTGACGATCCTCGGGCCGCTCAACCTGCCGGCCACCGTGCCGTACCACGCGAGCCAGATGTACGCGAAGAACGTTCAGACGTTGCTGTCGCACCTGATCAAAGACGGCCAGCTCGTGCTGGATACGAACGACGAGATCACCGCCGGGACCCTACTGTGCCGCGACGGCCAGGTCGTCCACGAGCGAATCAAGGCGCTGCTTGGGGGCTAA
- a CDS encoding nucleoside-diphosphate kinase — protein sequence MAIERTLSIIKPDAVAKNAIGAIIAKLEAGGLRVVAQRMIRLTEAQARGFYAVHAERPFFNDLVKFMTEGPVVVQVLEGENAIARNREIMGATNSKEAAPGTIRAEFGTDIERNAVHGSDGPDTARTEIAFFFSQADLTSTARPA from the coding sequence ATGGCGATCGAGAGGACGTTGAGCATCATCAAACCGGACGCCGTCGCGAAAAACGCGATCGGCGCGATCATCGCGAAGCTCGAGGCCGGCGGCCTGCGCGTCGTGGCGCAGCGCATGATCCGGCTCACCGAGGCGCAGGCGCGGGGCTTTTACGCGGTGCACGCCGAGCGCCCGTTCTTCAACGACCTGGTCAAGTTCATGACCGAGGGCCCCGTCGTCGTCCAGGTGCTCGAAGGCGAAAACGCGATCGCGCGCAACCGCGAGATCATGGGGGCGACGAACTCGAAAGAGGCGGCGCCGGGCACCATCCGCGCCGAGTTCGGCACGGACATCGAGCGCAACGCGGTCCACGGCTCCGACGGCCCCGACACCGCGCGCACCGAGATCGCGTTCTTCTTCTCGCAGGCCGATCTCACCTCGACCGCGCGGCCCGCGTAA
- the sucD gene encoding succinate--CoA ligase subunit alpha: MSVLVGTETKLIVQGMTGSTGAFHTRQAVEYGTNVVAGVTPGKAGAKVDGLEHIPVFDTCSEAVAATGANASVIYVPPPFAADAILEAAAAGVRVVVAITEGIPVADMVRVRAALAADYPDTVLIGPNCPGIITPGQCKIGIMPGYIHTPGKVGVVSRSGTLTYEIVHQLTALGLGQSTAIGIGGDPVKGLDFIDCLALFNADPETEAIFMIGEIGGSSEEAAAAYIKEHVKKPVAAFIAGRTAPPGKRMGHAGAIIAGGKGTADEKIAALQAAGIAVAPTPAEMGKTLAALL; the protein is encoded by the coding sequence ATGAGCGTACTCGTCGGAACCGAAACCAAGCTGATCGTCCAGGGCATGACCGGCTCGACCGGCGCGTTCCACACGCGCCAGGCGGTCGAGTACGGCACCAACGTGGTCGCCGGCGTCACGCCCGGCAAGGCCGGCGCGAAGGTCGACGGCCTCGAGCACATTCCCGTGTTCGACACGTGTAGCGAGGCGGTGGCCGCGACCGGCGCCAACGCGAGCGTGATCTACGTGCCGCCGCCGTTCGCGGCCGACGCGATCCTCGAGGCGGCCGCCGCCGGCGTGCGCGTCGTCGTCGCCATCACCGAGGGCATCCCGGTGGCCGACATGGTCCGGGTGCGCGCCGCCCTGGCCGCCGACTATCCCGACACGGTGCTCATCGGGCCGAACTGCCCGGGCATCATCACCCCCGGCCAGTGCAAGATCGGCATCATGCCGGGCTACATCCACACGCCCGGCAAGGTCGGCGTCGTGTCGCGGTCCGGCACGCTCACCTACGAGATCGTCCACCAGCTCACCGCGCTGGGCCTCGGCCAGAGCACGGCGATCGGCATCGGCGGCGATCCGGTCAAGGGGCTGGACTTCATCGACTGCCTCGCGCTGTTCAACGCCGACCCCGAGACGGAGGCCATCTTCATGATCGGCGAGATCGGCGGCTCGTCGGAGGAAGCGGCCGCGGCCTACATCAAAGAGCACGTCAAAAAGCCCGTCGCGGCGTTCATCGCCGGTCGCACCGCGCCGCCGGGCAAGCGCATGGGCCACGCCGGCGCGATCATCGCCGGCGGCAAGGGCACCGCGGACGAAAAGATCGCGGCGCTGCAAGCGGCGGGCATCGCCGTCGCACCGACTCCCGCCGAAATGGGCAAGACGCTCGCGGCGCTGCTGTAA
- a CDS encoding ADP-forming succinate--CoA ligase subunit beta — protein MKIHEYQGKDLFRKYGIPVPVGVPAMSVDEGFAAIERVQKETGQSVVVVKAQIHAGGRGKGGGVRVCKTADEARQAVRDLYGMQLVTHQTGPEGKKVQRLLIEQGLDIDHEYYLGMTLDRSVGRVTVMASTEGGMEIEEVAAKTPEKILKQQVSPVVGWQPYQGRDLGFRLGLRGSHLKEFMSFVSKLVRCYEEMDCSLLEINPLVTTTDGRVLALDAKVNFDDNALFRHPELEQWRDLSEEDPAEVEAKKYDLSYVNLDGNIGCMVNGAGLAMATMDIIKHYGGEPANFLDVGGGATTEKVTAAFKIITRDPNVKAIFVNIFGGIMKCDTIANGVVAAVKEVGLKVPLVVRLEGTNVDLGKQILRDSGLAVVAAEDMADGAKKAVELAK, from the coding sequence ATGAAGATTCACGAGTACCAGGGCAAGGACCTGTTTCGGAAGTACGGCATCCCGGTGCCGGTCGGCGTGCCCGCCATGTCGGTCGACGAGGGCTTCGCCGCGATCGAGCGGGTGCAGAAGGAGACCGGCCAGTCGGTGGTCGTCGTCAAGGCGCAGATCCACGCCGGCGGTCGCGGCAAGGGCGGTGGCGTCCGCGTGTGCAAGACCGCCGACGAGGCGCGGCAGGCGGTGCGCGATCTGTACGGGATGCAGCTCGTCACCCATCAGACCGGGCCCGAGGGCAAAAAGGTCCAGCGGCTGCTGATCGAACAGGGCCTCGACATCGACCACGAGTACTACCTCGGCATGACGCTCGACCGCTCCGTCGGCCGCGTCACGGTGATGGCGTCGACCGAGGGCGGCATGGAGATCGAGGAGGTCGCCGCCAAGACGCCGGAAAAGATCCTCAAGCAGCAGGTGTCGCCGGTCGTGGGCTGGCAGCCCTACCAGGGTCGCGACCTCGGCTTCCGGCTCGGGCTGCGCGGCAGCCACCTCAAGGAGTTCATGTCGTTCGTGAGCAAGCTCGTGCGCTGCTACGAGGAGATGGACTGCTCGCTGCTCGAGATCAACCCGCTGGTGACCACGACCGACGGTCGCGTGCTCGCGCTCGACGCGAAGGTCAACTTCGACGACAACGCGCTGTTCCGCCACCCCGAACTCGAACAGTGGCGCGATCTGTCCGAGGAAGACCCGGCCGAGGTCGAGGCGAAAAAGTACGACCTGAGCTACGTCAACCTCGACGGCAACATCGGCTGCATGGTCAACGGCGCGGGCCTCGCGATGGCGACGATGGACATCATCAAGCACTACGGGGGCGAGCCGGCCAACTTCCTCGACGTCGGCGGCGGCGCCACGACCGAAAAGGTCACCGCCGCGTTCAAGATCATCACGCGCGACCCGAACGTCAAGGCGATCTTCGTCAACATCTTCGGCGGCATCATGAAGTGCGACACGATCGCCAACGGCGTCGTCGCGGCGGTCAAAGAGGTCGGCCTGAAGGTGCCGCTCGTCGTGCGCCTCGAGGGCACCAACGTCGATCTGGGCAAACAGATCCTCCGCGACAGCGGGCTCGCCGTCGTCGCGGCCGAGGACATGGCAGACGGCGCGAAAAAGGCCGTGGAGCTGGCGAAATGA
- the icd gene encoding isocitrate dehydrogenase (NADP(+)), translating into MAYDKLTPPTEGAKIHIGPDGSLTVPDQPIIPFIEGDGIGVDITPAMRAVVDAAVLKAYRGKRKIVWFEIFAGEKAVREYGDDQWLPEDTIAAIRDYGIAIKGPLTTPVGGGIRSLNVALRQILDLYACVRPVRYFDGTPSPMREPHKLNVVIFRENTEDIYAGIEWKAGSEGAKKVVDFVNQLAPEGRKITIGADHVGIGIKPVSRFGSQRLIRRAIRYALRKGLPSVTLVHKGNIMKFTEGAFRDWGYELAADEFGADTAPEWPVSARPDWKPAEGKLVVKDRIADAMFQQLLLRPDEYSVIATTNLNGDYLSDACAAQVGGLGMAPGANIGDAAAVFEATHGTAPKYAGQDKVNPGSLILSAAMMLEHIGWDEAHDLIIKGLGGAIGAKTVTYDLERQMDGAKLLSCSAFGEAIIDHM; encoded by the coding sequence ATGGCGTACGACAAGCTCACCCCACCGACCGAAGGCGCGAAGATTCACATCGGCCCCGACGGCAGCCTGACGGTGCCCGACCAGCCGATCATTCCGTTCATCGAGGGCGACGGCATCGGCGTCGACATCACCCCGGCGATGCGCGCCGTGGTGGACGCCGCGGTGCTCAAGGCCTACCGCGGCAAGCGCAAGATCGTCTGGTTCGAGATCTTCGCCGGCGAAAAGGCCGTCCGCGAGTACGGCGACGACCAGTGGCTGCCCGAGGACACGATCGCCGCCATCCGCGACTACGGCATCGCGATCAAGGGGCCGCTCACCACGCCGGTCGGTGGCGGCATTCGATCGTTGAACGTCGCGCTGCGCCAGATCCTCGATCTCTATGCGTGCGTGCGCCCGGTTCGCTACTTCGACGGCACGCCGTCGCCGATGCGCGAGCCGCACAAGCTCAACGTCGTCATCTTCCGCGAAAACACCGAGGACATCTACGCGGGCATCGAGTGGAAGGCCGGCAGCGAGGGCGCCAAGAAGGTCGTCGACTTCGTCAACCAGCTCGCGCCCGAGGGCCGCAAGATCACGATCGGCGCCGACCACGTCGGCATCGGCATCAAGCCGGTGTCGCGGTTTGGCTCGCAGCGGCTGATCCGCCGGGCCATCCGCTACGCGCTGCGCAAAGGCCTGCCGTCGGTGACGCTGGTGCACAAGGGCAACATCATGAAGTTCACCGAGGGCGCCTTCCGCGACTGGGGCTACGAGCTGGCCGCGGACGAGTTCGGCGCCGACACCGCGCCCGAGTGGCCGGTGAGCGCGCGGCCCGACTGGAAGCCGGCCGAGGGCAAGCTGGTGGTCAAGGACCGCATCGCGGACGCGATGTTCCAGCAGTTGCTGCTGCGCCCCGACGAGTACTCGGTGATCGCCACGACCAACCTCAACGGCGACTACCTGTCCGATGCGTGCGCCGCGCAGGTCGGCGGCCTCGGCATGGCGCCCGGCGCGAACATCGGCGACGCGGCCGCGGTGTTCGAGGCGACCCACGGCACCGCGCCGAAGTACGCCGGCCAGGACAAGGTCAACCCGGGCTCGCTGATCCTGTCGGCCGCGATGATGCTCGAGCACATCGGCTGGGACGAGGCGCACGACCTCATCATCAAGGGGCTCGGCGGCGCGATCGGCGCCAAGACCGTCACCTACGACCTCGAGCGCCAGATGGACGGCGCCAAGCTGCTGTCCTGCTCGGCGTTCGGTGAGGCGATCATCGACCACATGTGA